In Luteitalea sp. TBR-22, one genomic interval encodes:
- a CDS encoding dihydrofolate reductase family protein — MSTTPLRRVVYQVASSLDGFIATEDGGYDWIPMDPDIDFTALVARFDTLVMGRLTYDVMLRHEGGVSEGGVYGKPTIVFSRTLDPAAHPNVTVTAEDPAAVVARLKREPGGDIWLFGGGALFRQLADAHLVDVVEIAVIPVLLGSGIPLMPRGNRMKLALRASQLYSGTGTVLLTYDVVPAANTPG; from the coding sequence ATGTCCACGACTCCCCTGCGACGCGTCGTCTACCAGGTCGCCTCGAGCCTCGACGGATTCATCGCCACCGAGGACGGCGGCTACGACTGGATCCCGATGGATCCCGACATCGACTTCACCGCCCTGGTCGCCCGCTTCGACACCCTGGTCATGGGTCGCCTCACCTACGACGTGATGCTCCGCCACGAGGGCGGCGTCTCGGAAGGCGGCGTGTACGGCAAGCCGACCATCGTGTTCTCGCGCACGCTCGATCCGGCGGCACACCCGAACGTCACCGTGACGGCCGAGGATCCCGCAGCGGTCGTCGCGCGACTGAAGCGGGAGCCCGGCGGCGACATCTGGCTGTTCGGCGGCGGCGCGCTCTTCCGGCAACTCGCCGACGCGCACCTCGTCGATGTCGTCGAGATCGCCGTGATCCCGGTGCTTCTCGGTTCGGGCATCCCGCTGATGCCCAGGGGCAATCGGATGAAACTGGCGCTGCGCGCCTCTCAGCTCTACTCGGGCACCGGCACGGTGCTGCTGACCTACGACGTGGTGCCGGCCGCCAACACGCCCGGCTAG
- a CDS encoding plasmid pRiA4b ORF-3 family protein: protein MHQFLAVVAESDPLIWRRIQVAHAASWWDLHVALQDAFAWEDRHLHEFHLGGGRRGERLRVGLPFEDDAIIPGWERLLTPDIEAGLQTCLYLYDFGDDWRVSLTYEQRVAPDASFRWSRCVAGACAAPLEDSGGIHGYYDTLAAAKDQRHPLHRDVKDWVPKGFDPTHFDPREVVVSDPRRRLKALLAGMKR, encoded by the coding sequence ATGCATCAGTTCCTGGCCGTCGTGGCGGAGAGCGACCCGCTGATCTGGCGGCGCATCCAGGTAGCGCACGCCGCCTCGTGGTGGGACCTCCACGTGGCGTTGCAGGACGCGTTCGCGTGGGAGGACAGGCACCTGCACGAGTTCCATCTCGGGGGCGGCAGGCGTGGCGAGCGTCTGCGCGTCGGGTTGCCATTCGAGGACGATGCCATCATCCCTGGATGGGAACGGCTTCTCACGCCCGACATCGAGGCCGGCCTGCAGACATGCCTGTACCTGTACGACTTCGGCGACGACTGGCGCGTGTCGCTCACGTACGAACAACGCGTCGCTCCCGACGCGTCCTTTCGATGGTCGCGGTGTGTCGCCGGCGCGTGCGCGGCGCCCCTCGAGGACTCCGGCGGCATCCATGGGTACTACGACACGTTGGCCGCGGCGAAGGACCAGCGCCATCCGCTGCACCGAGACGTCAAGGACTGGGTGCCGAAGGGGTTCGACCCGACACACTTCGACCCGCGCGAGGTCGTCGTCAGCGATCCCAGGCGGCGCCTGAAGGCACTGCTGGCGGGCATGAAGCGCTGA
- a CDS encoding cell wall metabolism sensor histidine kinase WalK produces MPEGLRVLRPVSSLQARLMLATCVLAVAAVIAVAFAARLGTRREFVKLRKDLALSAARVPSTDPAAPAAILEGTCCGAERLATAATLLQPREVLVVFDPEGRQVAITAGTVAAAMRELQVTVTGDVLTLSALSEKGAALEHLVLQYRRPPTSVTLADGRRARLYVLPVPTPEPSSAEVFLQSVDRRLVLATALIGILAVATTWLVTRRALRPVRALQEAARAIARGDFTARVSTAGPDELAELARGFNTMAGELQRQKALRERLVHDVVHELRTPLTGLRCRIESMVDGMAPDPRLALEGASEDVSHLTRLVGDLHEISLAEANELRLDVGQVDVGPLLASAVRGTALDGDPRLQTEGGDGLVVRADPVRARQVVMNLLTNASRHTPAGGSMVLSATGQDREVHIEVRNTGSTLTDDQLAHVFDRFYRVDPSRQRSTGGTGLGLAIVRTLVNAQGGRVWASATADSVTVGFALPMGSDSAASGDRPSPSAGDDVED; encoded by the coding sequence ATGCCTGAGGGCCTGCGTGTGCTGCGGCCGGTCTCGAGCCTCCAGGCCCGCCTGATGCTGGCAACCTGCGTCCTTGCCGTCGCGGCGGTGATCGCCGTCGCGTTCGCCGCCCGCCTTGGCACGCGCCGCGAGTTCGTGAAGTTGCGCAAGGACCTCGCCTTGTCGGCGGCACGCGTCCCCTCCACCGATCCCGCGGCGCCCGCCGCCATCCTGGAGGGCACCTGTTGCGGTGCCGAGCGTCTCGCGACCGCGGCGACGCTGCTCCAGCCCCGCGAAGTGCTCGTCGTCTTCGACCCGGAAGGGCGACAGGTCGCGATCACCGCTGGCACGGTTGCCGCTGCCATGCGTGAGCTCCAGGTGACCGTCACCGGCGACGTGCTCACGCTGAGTGCGCTCAGCGAAAAGGGCGCCGCGCTCGAGCACCTCGTGCTTCAGTACCGCCGACCGCCGACATCGGTGACGCTCGCCGACGGTCGACGCGCGCGCCTGTACGTGCTTCCCGTGCCGACGCCAGAACCGTCGAGCGCGGAGGTCTTCCTCCAGTCCGTTGATCGCCGGCTGGTGCTGGCCACGGCGCTCATCGGGATCCTGGCGGTCGCCACGACCTGGCTGGTCACGCGGCGCGCCTTGCGGCCGGTGCGAGCGTTGCAGGAGGCGGCCCGCGCAATCGCCCGCGGGGACTTCACGGCGCGCGTCTCGACCGCCGGTCCCGACGAGTTGGCCGAACTCGCTCGCGGCTTCAACACCATGGCCGGCGAGCTGCAGCGGCAGAAGGCGCTGCGGGAACGCCTGGTACACGACGTGGTCCACGAGCTTCGGACGCCGTTGACCGGCCTGCGCTGCCGGATCGAGTCGATGGTCGATGGCATGGCGCCGGACCCGCGGCTGGCGCTGGAGGGCGCGAGCGAAGACGTGAGCCACCTGACTCGGCTGGTGGGCGACCTGCACGAGATCTCGTTGGCCGAAGCGAACGAGCTTCGGCTGGACGTCGGCCAGGTCGACGTTGGCCCCTTGCTCGCCTCCGCCGTGCGCGGCACGGCGCTCGACGGCGATCCGCGCCTGCAAACGGAAGGCGGCGACGGTCTCGTGGTGCGCGCTGACCCCGTACGCGCCCGGCAGGTGGTGATGAACCTCCTGACCAACGCCTCGCGTCACACGCCGGCCGGCGGCTCGATGGTCCTCAGCGCCACAGGGCAGGACCGAGAGGTCCACATCGAGGTGCGTAATACCGGCAGCACCCTCACCGACGATCAGCTCGCGCACGTGTTCGATCGCTTCTACCGCGTCGATCCATCGCGACAGCGCTCCACCGGCGGCACCGGGCTGGGCCTGGCCATCGTCAGGACGCTCGTCAACGCGCAGGGCGGGCGCGTGTGGGCCAGCGCCACGGCAGACAGCGTGACCGTCGGCTTCGCGTTACCGATGGGGTCGGATTCCGCTGCCAGCGGCGACCGACCGTCGCCATCCGCTGGCGACGACGTCGAGGATTGA
- a CDS encoding DUF808 domain-containing protein: MASGFFALLDDIAAIAKVAAGSLDDVALQALKAGKKTAGIVIDDAAVTPRYVVGSAAARELPIIAKIAWGSLKNKTLYLLPGALVLSAFAPWAITPLLMVGGAYLCFEGYEKVHHLLHPAPAPAPGATAKGPVDEGATVASAIRTDFILSAEIMALTLASVTTPSLLNKAVVMGLVGLVVTAAVYGAVALIVKADDAGIHLAAEGESAAVRSLGVGIVRAMPVLLKTLSFVGMLAMLWVGGGILLHGLEEYGLGTIPHAIHEFASHAGAPLGAASGVVTWLIDATAAGVVGLAIGWVVARVAAIAAPGKH; this comes from the coding sequence ATGGCATCCGGTTTCTTCGCCCTCCTCGACGACATCGCAGCAATCGCGAAAGTGGCCGCCGGCTCGCTCGACGACGTCGCGCTGCAGGCACTGAAGGCCGGCAAGAAGACCGCCGGCATCGTCATCGACGACGCCGCCGTCACGCCCCGGTATGTGGTCGGATCCGCCGCGGCGCGTGAGCTGCCGATCATCGCGAAGATCGCGTGGGGTTCGCTCAAGAACAAGACGCTGTATCTGCTGCCAGGCGCGCTGGTGCTCAGCGCATTTGCGCCCTGGGCGATCACGCCGCTGCTGATGGTCGGCGGCGCGTACCTGTGCTTCGAGGGCTACGAGAAGGTGCACCACCTGCTGCACCCTGCGCCTGCTCCGGCGCCGGGGGCGACGGCTAAGGGGCCGGTCGACGAGGGCGCCACGGTCGCCAGCGCGATCCGCACCGACTTCATCCTGTCGGCCGAGATCATGGCGCTCACCCTGGCGTCGGTCACCACCCCGTCGCTCCTCAACAAGGCCGTGGTGATGGGCCTGGTGGGCCTGGTGGTGACTGCGGCGGTGTACGGCGCGGTGGCGCTCATCGTCAAGGCCGACGACGCCGGGATCCATCTCGCGGCGGAAGGCGAGAGCGCCGCCGTCCGCTCGCTCGGCGTGGGGATCGTGCGGGCGATGCCGGTGCTGTTGAAGACGTTGTCCTTCGTGGGGATGCTGGCGATGCTCTGGGTGGGCGGCGGCATCCTCCTGCACGGGCTGGAGGAGTACGGTCTCGGCACGATTCCGCACGCGATCCACGAATTCGCGTCGCACGCCGGCGCGCCACTCGGCGCCGCGTCGGGCGTCGTCACCTGGCTGATCGACGCGACGGCGGCTGGTGTGGTGGGCCTGGCGATCGGCTGGGTGGTCGCGCGCGTCGCGGCTATCGCGGCACCGGGGAAGCACTGA
- a CDS encoding alpha/beta fold hydrolase — translation MLVRTLIVLFLLVRVASAQAPVFTEGDFVIRDFRFDSGEVLPELRLHYRTVGTPQRDAAGKVRNAVIVMHGTGGTGAQFVGPTFAGELFGPGQPLDAAKFYVVMPDAIGHGKSSKPSDGRRAKFPRYGYGDMVRAQYRLMTEGLGAGRLRLVMGTSMGGMHTWLWGQRYPDAMDALMPLASLPDQVSARNRAWRRVAIDAIRTDPEWKGGDYAAQPRGLRTVAQMLWLMSSNPVIRLKQAPTLADADRVLDEYVVAYVKANDANDVLYAIEASRDYDPKPGLDRIVAPLVAINSADDIINPPELGVLEREIGRVKGGKAVVLPLSEKTAGHGTHTLAAVWKEHLVALLAATAR, via the coding sequence ATGCTCGTCCGTACCCTGATCGTCCTGTTCCTGCTGGTGCGCGTCGCATCGGCCCAGGCCCCGGTGTTCACCGAGGGCGATTTCGTCATCCGCGACTTCCGGTTCGACTCCGGCGAGGTGCTCCCGGAGCTCCGGCTGCACTACCGCACCGTGGGCACGCCGCAGCGCGATGCGGCCGGCAAGGTGCGCAACGCGGTCATCGTGATGCACGGCACCGGCGGCACCGGGGCGCAGTTCGTCGGGCCGACGTTCGCCGGTGAGCTGTTCGGGCCGGGCCAGCCGCTCGACGCGGCGAAGTTCTACGTGGTCATGCCCGACGCGATCGGGCACGGCAAGTCGAGCAAGCCGAGCGACGGCCGGCGCGCGAAGTTCCCACGCTATGGCTACGGCGACATGGTGCGGGCGCAGTACCGGCTGATGACCGAGGGGCTCGGCGCGGGCCGGCTGCGGCTCGTGATGGGCACGTCGATGGGCGGCATGCACACGTGGCTCTGGGGGCAGCGGTATCCGGACGCGATGGACGCGCTGATGCCGCTGGCGAGCCTGCCCGACCAGGTCTCGGCGCGCAACCGGGCGTGGCGGCGCGTCGCCATCGACGCCATCCGCACCGATCCGGAGTGGAAGGGCGGGGACTACGCGGCGCAGCCCCGCGGGCTCCGCACCGTCGCTCAGATGCTCTGGCTGATGAGCAGCAACCCGGTGATCCGGTTGAAGCAGGCGCCGACGCTGGCCGACGCCGACCGGGTGCTCGACGAGTACGTGGTCGCATACGTGAAGGCCAACGACGCCAACGACGTGCTGTACGCGATCGAGGCGTCGCGCGACTACGACCCGAAGCCGGGGCTCGACAGGATCGTGGCGCCGCTGGTGGCGATCAACTCGGCCGACGACATCATCAACCCGCCGGAGCTCGGCGTCCTCGAGCGCGAAATCGGTCGGGTCAAGGGCGGCAAGGCGGTCGTGCTGCCCCTGAGCGAGAAGACGGCGGGGCATGGCACCCACACGCTGGCGGCGGTGTGGAAGGAGCACCTGGTGGCGCTGCTGGCCGCGACGGCGCGGTGA
- a CDS encoding SDR family oxidoreductase translates to MSSPVLLITGGSRGIGAATARLAAARGYRVAFTYLERSATADALVTEIEAAGGTAIALQADVAREDDVLRVFAEVDRRFGRLTALVNNAGILEPQMRLDQMDVRRWTRVLATNVIGAFVCAREAVLRMSTLHGGTGGAIVNVGSMASLIGGAREYIDYAASKGALDSMTVGLAREVATEGIRVNGVRPGPIHTEIHASGGEPNRIERLKHFIPMQRGGHVEEVASAILWLLSDEASYVTGALLDVSGGR, encoded by the coding sequence ATGTCTTCTCCCGTCCTGCTCATCACCGGCGGCAGTCGCGGCATCGGCGCGGCCACGGCCAGGCTGGCCGCGGCGCGTGGCTACCGCGTCGCATTCACGTACCTCGAGCGTTCGGCGACCGCGGATGCGCTGGTCACCGAGATCGAGGCGGCCGGCGGCACGGCGATCGCCCTGCAGGCCGACGTGGCGCGCGAAGACGACGTCCTGCGCGTGTTCGCGGAGGTCGATCGTCGGTTCGGTCGGCTCACCGCACTCGTCAACAACGCGGGCATCCTCGAGCCGCAGATGCGACTCGACCAGATGGACGTGCGTCGCTGGACGCGCGTGCTCGCGACCAACGTGATCGGCGCCTTCGTGTGCGCGCGAGAGGCCGTGTTGCGGATGTCCACCCTGCACGGCGGCACCGGCGGCGCCATCGTCAACGTCGGATCGATGGCCAGCTTGATCGGCGGCGCCCGCGAGTACATCGACTACGCGGCCTCGAAAGGCGCGCTCGACTCGATGACTGTCGGCCTGGCCCGCGAGGTGGCTACCGAGGGCATCCGCGTCAACGGCGTGCGCCCGGGCCCGATCCACACCGAGATTCACGCCAGCGGCGGCGAGCCGAACCGCATCGAGCGCCTGAAGCACTTCATCCCGATGCAGCGCGGCGGGCACGTCGAGGAGGTCGCGAGCGCGATCCTGTGGCTGCTGTCCGACGAAGCGAGCTACGTGACCGGCGCGCTGCTCGACGTCAGCGGCGGGAGGTAG
- a CDS encoding alpha/beta hydrolase produces the protein MERVTFQSGSETLVGQLYLPSKVDGRLDSVVLIGPMTFQKEQAPTAYAWRLAAAGFAALVFDPRFRGESGGQPRCWEDPVAKVEDVRSAVSFLATQPSTMAGRVAGLGICQGSSAMLVAAAEDGRIAALATVAGHYRDHDGDVAWLGDAGLEQRKARGREAKAQFLAGGAVQYVAAVDPTDPTVGMPGKFVWDWYHHWADRGQWENRYAVMSDDDLLAFESITAARSLQTPWLMIHSDQSFLPQAARRHFDAAPAVHKQLSWEGQTPHLAYYDQDDLIDATVDKIVAYFRRHL, from the coding sequence GTGGAGCGCGTGACGTTTCAAAGCGGGTCCGAAACGTTGGTAGGACAGCTATACCTACCGTCGAAGGTGGATGGGCGTCTGGACAGCGTTGTCCTGATAGGCCCGATGACATTCCAGAAGGAGCAGGCGCCGACCGCGTATGCGTGGCGGCTCGCGGCGGCCGGATTCGCCGCGCTCGTCTTCGATCCGCGATTCCGCGGGGAGAGCGGCGGGCAACCCCGATGCTGGGAAGATCCCGTGGCCAAGGTGGAGGACGTGCGCAGCGCCGTGTCCTTCCTCGCGACACAGCCGTCGACGATGGCCGGACGCGTGGCTGGTCTCGGGATCTGCCAGGGCTCGTCCGCGATGCTGGTTGCGGCAGCCGAGGACGGCCGCATCGCCGCCCTCGCGACCGTGGCCGGTCACTACAGGGATCACGACGGCGATGTCGCGTGGCTCGGCGACGCAGGCCTCGAGCAGCGTAAAGCCCGCGGCCGGGAAGCCAAGGCACAGTTCCTGGCCGGTGGCGCAGTCCAGTACGTCGCGGCGGTCGATCCGACCGACCCGACGGTCGGCATGCCAGGGAAGTTCGTCTGGGATTGGTACCACCACTGGGCCGATCGCGGGCAGTGGGAGAACCGGTACGCGGTGATGAGCGACGATGACCTCCTCGCCTTCGAGTCGATCACCGCGGCTCGTTCACTGCAGACGCCATGGCTGATGATCCACAGCGACCAGAGCTTCCTGCCGCAGGCGGCACGCCGGCACTTCGACGCCGCACCGGCTGTGCACAAGCAGCTCTCCTGGGAGGGCCAGACCCCGCACCTGGCGTACTACGACCAGGATGACCTGATCGACGCGACCGTCGACAAGATTGTCGCGTACTTCAGGCGGCACTTGTAG
- a CDS encoding helix-turn-helix transcriptional regulator yields the protein MSTSRSLVPFVDARSRRRVHPLNHAVVQHSSRDLGWSGLHVELASHDGWEVDDVQVDAPYLALNMDAQALVIERKVGSVFRKEVVPPGTLVIHPVGESFSFRVAQGSRWGGVVLAPRLVELTLGGRLDMPAAFGARDPQVVSIVNALVDETVTGGPTGALYAEHLGAALALRLAACHATGRMGPRSSRGGITPQRLRRIEDYVDAHLERRLSLEELAALAELSLSHFARQFKVTTGKAPHEYVLHRRLERARQMLLQTAAPVSEISVDCGFSDPSHLVRAFRRRFGVTPGQWRSHGGRVRSVPGD from the coding sequence ATGTCCACGTCGCGAAGTCTGGTGCCATTCGTCGATGCCCGCTCGCGGCGGCGCGTCCATCCCCTGAATCACGCGGTGGTCCAGCACTCGAGCAGGGACCTTGGCTGGAGCGGCCTCCACGTCGAGCTCGCCTCTCACGACGGCTGGGAGGTTGATGACGTGCAGGTCGACGCTCCCTATCTCGCCCTGAACATGGACGCGCAGGCGCTGGTCATCGAACGAAAGGTAGGCTCCGTCTTTCGGAAAGAAGTTGTGCCCCCAGGCACCCTTGTCATTCATCCAGTGGGTGAGTCGTTCTCGTTCCGCGTGGCGCAAGGATCGCGCTGGGGCGGCGTGGTCCTTGCCCCGAGACTCGTCGAGCTGACGCTCGGAGGCCGGCTCGACATGCCCGCGGCATTCGGGGCCCGCGACCCGCAGGTCGTGTCCATCGTCAACGCGCTCGTGGACGAGACGGTGACCGGCGGCCCGACCGGGGCTTTGTATGCCGAGCATCTCGGCGCGGCGCTGGCGCTGCGCCTGGCGGCCTGCCACGCGACGGGGCGAATGGGTCCTCGTTCGTCGCGTGGCGGCATCACACCGCAGCGTCTGCGGCGAATCGAAGACTACGTTGATGCGCACCTGGAGCGTCGCCTCTCGCTCGAGGAGCTGGCGGCGTTGGCAGAGCTCAGCCTGAGTCACTTCGCCCGTCAGTTCAAGGTGACGACAGGCAAGGCACCTCACGAGTACGTGCTCCACCGCCGACTGGAGCGCGCACGACAGATGCTCCTTCAGACTGCGGCCCCCGTGTCGGAGATCTCGGTCGACTGCGGCTTCTCGGATCCCTCGCATCTCGTCCGCGCGTTCCGGCGCCGCTTCGGTGTCACGCCCGGGCAATGGCGTTCGCACGGCGGGCGGGTCAGGTCAGTCCCCGGGGATTGA
- a CDS encoding DNA alkylation repair protein, which produces MAGSRPPSPPAPPLGEIMRALEALATPRDLANLPRFGITASNPLGVSMANVHKVARQVGRDHATAVALWETGVYEARLLAAQVDDPARVTVSQMNRWCRDFDNWGVCDTLCFTLFDRTPHAWGRVDRWAGARQEFVRRAAFALLASLALHDKAAPDAPFLDRLPLIVAAADDDRPLVRKGVSWALRAIGRRNARLHAAALAVARRLAADADAGSRWVGKDAARELTGPIVARLLQRRATKKR; this is translated from the coding sequence ATGGCCGGATCCCGCCCGCCGAGTCCTCCCGCCCCGCCGCTCGGTGAGATCATGCGCGCCCTCGAGGCGCTGGCCACCCCGCGCGACCTCGCCAACCTGCCGCGGTTCGGCATCACGGCTTCGAATCCGCTCGGGGTGTCGATGGCCAACGTGCACAAGGTGGCGCGGCAGGTCGGGCGCGACCACGCGACGGCCGTCGCGCTCTGGGAGACCGGTGTCTACGAGGCGCGATTGCTGGCGGCCCAGGTGGACGACCCCGCGCGCGTCACGGTGTCGCAGATGAACCGGTGGTGCCGCGACTTCGACAACTGGGGCGTGTGCGACACGTTGTGCTTCACGCTCTTCGATCGCACACCGCACGCCTGGGGGCGGGTCGATCGGTGGGCCGGGGCTCGCCAGGAGTTCGTCCGCCGGGCCGCGTTCGCCTTGCTGGCCAGCCTGGCCCTGCACGACAAGGCGGCCCCGGACGCGCCGTTCCTCGACCGCCTGCCGCTCATCGTCGCGGCGGCCGACGACGATCGTCCCCTCGTGCGCAAGGGGGTGAGCTGGGCGCTGCGCGCGATTGGACGACGGAATGCGCGGCTCCACGCCGCGGCGCTCGCGGTGGCACGGCGACTGGCGGCCGATGCCGACGCCGGCAGCCGATGGGTCGGCAAGGATGCGGCCCGCGAGTTGACCGGCCCCATCGTCGCCCGCCTGTTGCAGCGGCGGGCGACGAAGAAGCGCTAG
- a CDS encoding response regulator transcription factor, with the protein MILLVEDDRIVSDTLAHYLTQAGFAVECTADGRHGLARALTPDVRLVILDLMLPGMNGREICREIRALSRVPIMMLTARTSEDDRVTGLELGADDYVAKPFSPREVVARVQALLRRAGEGATAAAEPLRLGPIAIDTWARQVRVSGQAVPLTPTEFRLVSALASSPGRVFTRDELVGRVLGADFEGTDRTVDVHVTNVRRKLPAGCVLIVTVHGIGYRLASTDDA; encoded by the coding sequence GTGATTCTGCTGGTCGAGGACGATCGGATCGTCTCGGACACGCTCGCGCACTACCTGACGCAGGCCGGATTCGCGGTGGAGTGCACCGCCGACGGCCGTCACGGGCTGGCGCGCGCCCTGACGCCCGACGTGCGGCTCGTCATCCTCGACCTCATGTTGCCGGGCATGAACGGCCGCGAGATCTGCCGCGAGATTCGCGCGCTGTCACGCGTCCCGATCATGATGCTGACCGCCCGCACGTCCGAGGACGATCGGGTGACCGGCCTCGAACTGGGTGCCGACGACTACGTCGCCAAGCCGTTCAGCCCGCGCGAGGTCGTCGCGCGCGTGCAGGCGCTGCTCCGTCGCGCCGGCGAAGGGGCGACTGCCGCGGCCGAGCCGCTGCGCCTCGGCCCGATCGCCATCGACACCTGGGCTCGCCAGGTGCGCGTCAGCGGGCAGGCCGTGCCGCTCACGCCGACCGAGTTCCGCCTCGTGTCGGCCCTGGCCTCGTCTCCGGGCCGCGTCTTCACGCGCGACGAACTCGTCGGGCGCGTGCTCGGCGCAGACTTCGAGGGCACCGATCGCACCGTGGACGTGCACGTCACCAACGTGCGCCGCAAGCTGCCGGCCGGATGCGTCCTCATCGTCACGGTTCACGGCATCGGCTATCGCCTCGCGTCGACCGACGATGCCTGA
- a CDS encoding serine hydrolase, with product MLNRLAKLLAFLVMVGALGHTALARQGGPRPEVRAHIDAFVSALNGTADQWERMATAHFAPSLLEARPAQERRAMHDRLRADFGTISVGAVTRDGPDAPLRLAVTGSKGQKGVIELTLESAAPFRIAGIGIDVGRAADRGGDLPPVPINGKMTNGELARALDAYLARLTAADVFSGVALVARSGEPVFHRAYGLADRSNAIPNTTRTRFNLGSINKIFTQTAIEQLIAQGRITRGTTLGSVLQDHPQEVTRAATIDQLLEHTAGVPDFFGEEFGNTPKARFRSNADYYQFVASRPPLFAPGARNQYCNGCYITLGQVIAKVSGRSYEDYVTEHIFRVAGMTGAGMLQSDAIVPDVAQGYTRRDGPLRSNVFMRGASGSAAGGGYATAADLLAFDTAMKAGKLLDPARVATFYAGRGIAGGAPGTNAVMESGPIWTVIVLTNLDPDAGESIGVAISAALRH from the coding sequence ATGCTGAACCGACTCGCGAAGCTCCTGGCGTTCCTCGTCATGGTCGGCGCCCTCGGCCACACCGCCCTGGCGCGCCAGGGCGGGCCCCGCCCCGAGGTCCGCGCGCACATCGACGCCTTCGTGTCAGCGTTGAACGGCACCGCCGATCAATGGGAACGCATGGCGACGGCACACTTCGCCCCCTCGCTGCTCGAGGCGCGTCCGGCGCAAGAGCGCCGGGCGATGCACGACCGACTGCGTGCGGACTTCGGCACGATCTCGGTGGGCGCGGTGACGCGCGACGGCCCGGACGCGCCATTGCGGCTTGCGGTCACAGGGAGCAAGGGGCAGAAGGGCGTGATCGAGCTGACGCTGGAGTCGGCCGCACCCTTCCGAATCGCCGGCATCGGCATCGACGTCGGCCGGGCCGCTGATCGCGGCGGAGACCTTCCTCCGGTCCCCATCAACGGCAAGATGACCAACGGGGAGCTCGCGCGCGCGCTCGATGCGTACCTGGCGAGGCTCACCGCCGCCGACGTGTTCTCGGGTGTCGCGCTCGTCGCCAGGAGCGGCGAGCCCGTGTTCCACCGCGCCTACGGCCTCGCCGACCGGTCCAACGCGATTCCGAACACGACGCGCACACGCTTCAACCTGGGGTCGATCAACAAGATCTTCACGCAGACGGCGATCGAGCAGCTGATCGCCCAGGGCAGGATCACACGTGGCACGACGCTCGGGTCGGTGCTCCAGGATCATCCGCAGGAGGTCACCCGGGCCGCGACCATCGATCAGCTGCTCGAGCACACAGCGGGAGTGCCCGACTTCTTCGGGGAAGAGTTCGGCAACACGCCCAAGGCGCGCTTCCGCAGCAATGCCGACTACTACCAGTTCGTCGCGTCCAGGCCGCCGCTCTTCGCGCCAGGCGCGCGCAACCAGTACTGCAACGGCTGCTACATCACGCTCGGACAGGTCATCGCGAAGGTGTCCGGCCGGAGCTACGAGGACTACGTCACGGAGCACATCTTCCGCGTCGCGGGCATGACGGGTGCCGGGATGCTGCAGTCGGACGCCATCGTTCCCGACGTCGCGCAGGGCTACACGCGCCGCGATGGGCCCTTGCGGAGCAACGTGTTCATGCGTGGCGCCTCGGGCAGCGCGGCCGGTGGCGGCTACGCAACTGCCGCGGACCTGCTCGCGTTCGACACGGCCATGAAGGCCGGTAAGCTCCTCGATCCGGCGCGGGTCGCCACCTTCTATGCCGGCCGGGGCATCGCCGGCGGCGCACCGGGCACCAATGCCGTGATGGAGTCGGGTCCCATCTGGACGGTCATCGTCCTCACCAACCTCGACCCCGATGCGGGAGAATCGATCGGGGTGGCCATTTCGGCCGCGCTGCGACACTGA
- a CDS encoding TetR/AcrR family transcriptional regulator C-terminal domain-containing protein yields the protein MRKLAVALKVEAMSLYHHVANRDDLLDGMVERVVMEIEAPEPGVHWKDAMRRRAMSAHAVLRRHPWATALLMSRINVSPAMLHYIDATVGCLRQAGFSIALADRAWNALDCYVYGFTLHEQKFPFEPEEYAGAAAHFLPMLEPYPYMREMSEQVADGSYDGLMDIGFGLELLLDGLERLLDTSRAD from the coding sequence ATGCGGAAGCTGGCCGTGGCGCTGAAGGTAGAGGCGATGTCGCTCTACCACCACGTGGCCAATCGCGACGACCTCCTCGACGGCATGGTCGAACGGGTCGTGATGGAGATCGAGGCACCCGAGCCTGGCGTGCACTGGAAGGACGCCATGCGACGCCGGGCCATGTCGGCCCATGCCGTCCTGCGGCGTCACCCGTGGGCCACGGCCCTGCTCATGTCACGGATCAACGTCAGCCCGGCGATGCTGCACTACATCGATGCCACCGTCGGTTGTCTACGCCAGGCGGGCTTCTCGATCGCGTTGGCCGATCGCGCGTGGAACGCCCTCGACTGCTACGTCTACGGGTTCACGCTGCACGAACAGAAGTTCCCGTTCGAGCCCGAGGAGTACGCCGGCGCCGCGGCGCACTTCCTGCCGATGCTGGAACCGTATCCGTACATGCGCGAGATGTCCGAGCAGGTGGCCGACGGCTCGTACGATGGGCTGATGGACATCGGGTTCGGGCTGGAGCTGCTGCTCGACGGCCTCGAGCGACTGCTCGATACGTCGCGCGCCGACTGA